One part of the Mesorhizobium sp. M4B.F.Ca.ET.058.02.1.1 genome encodes these proteins:
- a CDS encoding ABC transporter substrate-binding protein: MKKKLTFAAALLAASVLGGVANAKTLVYCSEASPANFDPGTTTGGNDFDASSRTVYSRLVEFKHGGTEIEPGLADKWEISDDGLVYTFHLHPGVKFQTTDYFKPTRDLNADDVVFSFDRQFNKENPWNGEKYLPNLTWDYYTGMDMPKYVAKWEKVDDLTVKLTLTEPNAPMLANLGMDFASIVSKEYADQLAKDGKMADFSTKPIGTGPFQFVDYQLDSVIRYAANPDYFKGKEKIDDLVFAITPDATARIQKVLAGECDVAPYPNPADIGTIKANQDVNLLDQAGLNIGYMSYNTTIPPLDKPEVRHALNQAIDREALIKSLFQDAGATPAQNLIPPTMWSWNKDVKFDSYDPEAAKKVLADAGLKEIQLWASDRVRPYNPNFQRAAELIQADWAKVGVKAEIVNYEWTKYREEGKKKERPGAFQIGWTGDNGDPDNFFATLFACSAIGVSNYSSWCDKDFEDLIQKAKKTSDQAERTKLYEQAQVVFQKQAPAFLLAHSQVYAVVRKNVSGFMMDPLGIHRFDGTDKAE; encoded by the coding sequence ATGAAAAAGAAACTGACTTTTGCAGCCGCGTTGCTGGCTGCAAGCGTCCTCGGTGGCGTGGCCAACGCCAAGACGCTGGTCTATTGCTCGGAAGCATCGCCGGCCAATTTCGACCCGGGTACGACGACGGGCGGTAACGATTTCGACGCCTCTTCGCGCACCGTCTATTCGCGCCTTGTCGAATTCAAGCATGGCGGTACCGAGATCGAGCCCGGCCTCGCCGACAAGTGGGAAATCTCGGACGACGGCCTGGTCTATACTTTCCACCTGCATCCGGGCGTGAAGTTCCAGACCACCGACTATTTCAAGCCGACCCGCGATCTCAATGCCGATGACGTCGTCTTCTCCTTCGACCGTCAGTTCAACAAGGAAAATCCCTGGAACGGCGAGAAGTACCTCCCGAACCTGACCTGGGATTACTACACCGGCATGGACATGCCGAAATACGTCGCCAAGTGGGAAAAGGTCGATGATCTGACCGTCAAGCTGACGCTGACCGAGCCGAACGCGCCGATGCTGGCCAACCTCGGCATGGACTTCGCCTCGATCGTGTCGAAGGAATACGCCGATCAGCTCGCGAAGGACGGCAAAATGGCCGACTTCTCGACCAAGCCGATCGGCACCGGGCCGTTCCAGTTCGTCGACTACCAGCTGGATTCGGTCATCCGCTACGCGGCCAACCCCGACTATTTCAAGGGCAAGGAAAAGATCGACGATCTCGTCTTCGCCATCACGCCCGACGCCACCGCGCGCATCCAGAAGGTGCTGGCCGGCGAATGCGACGTCGCGCCCTATCCGAACCCCGCCGACATTGGCACGATCAAGGCCAACCAGGACGTCAACCTGCTCGACCAGGCCGGACTGAACATCGGCTACATGAGCTACAACACGACGATCCCGCCGCTGGACAAGCCCGAGGTTCGGCACGCGCTGAACCAGGCGATCGACCGGGAGGCGCTGATCAAGTCGCTGTTCCAGGATGCCGGCGCCACGCCGGCCCAGAACCTGATCCCGCCGACCATGTGGTCGTGGAACAAGGACGTGAAGTTCGATTCCTATGATCCGGAAGCGGCCAAGAAGGTGCTCGCCGACGCCGGGCTGAAGGAAATCCAGCTCTGGGCGTCCGACCGCGTTCGTCCGTACAACCCGAACTTCCAGCGCGCCGCCGAACTGATCCAGGCCGACTGGGCCAAGGTCGGCGTTAAGGCCGAGATCGTCAACTACGAGTGGACGAAGTATCGCGAGGAAGGCAAGAAGAAGGAGCGCCCCGGCGCCTTCCAGATCGGCTGGACTGGTGACAATGGCGATCCGGACAACTTCTTCGCCACCCTCTTCGCCTGCTCGGCAATCGGCGTCTCGAACTACTCGAGCTGGTGCGACAAGGACTTCGAGGACCTGATCCAGAAGGCCAAGAAGACCAGCGACCAGGCCGAGCGCACCAAGCTCTACGAGCAGGCCCAGGTTGTCTTCCAGAAGCAGGCCCCGGCCTTCCTCCTGGCCCACAGCCAGGTCTATGCGGTTGTGCGCAAGAATGTCAGCGGCTTCATGATGGACCCGCTAGGCATCCACCGCTTCGACGGCACCGACAAGGCCGAATAG